One part of the Dermacentor andersoni chromosome 2, qqDerAnde1_hic_scaffold, whole genome shotgun sequence genome encodes these proteins:
- the LOC126542414 gene encoding protein Abitram yields MSELPEQDSPSISKQSLRLCDRITRTFPSVTERYYKPRFLFDANGKKGHDQCALFHSNRIVLVTLAPSHPIIREKKTVTKVDYQVNEKLNRLNNQVSGKWKKGGQKLQKESALCIVTCSDGEIYTITSTVPGSLIEVNDHLTTSPELLTEKPWSSGYIAIVLPPLKLDTVLLDTMTSPEAYVAARRELIPMCYISDEEMFVHQQTPLIMEDA; encoded by the exons ATGTCCGAGCTTCCTGAGCAAGATTCTCCGTCGATATCGAAACAGTCGCTCAGGTTATGCGATCGAATCACGAGGACCTTTCCCAGCGTCACTGAGCGCTATTACAAGCCACGATTTCTTTTCG ATGCAAATGGAAAGAAAGGACACGATCAGTGTGCATTGTTCCACTCAAACAG AATTGTGCTTGTTACACTAGCTCCATCTCACCCCATTataagagagaagaagacagtcACAAAGGTTGATTATCAAGTAAATGAGAAATTAAATCGCCTCAACAATCAAGTGTCTGGGAAATGGAAGAAG GGTGGCCAGAAGCTACAAAAGGAATCTGCATTATGTATCGTAACCTGCTCAGATGGAGAGATCTATACAATAACAAGCACAGTCCCTGGTAGCCTGATAGAAGTTAATGACCATCTGACCACTTCACCAGAGCTTTTGACTGAAAAG CCATGGTCATCTGGCTACATTGCCATTGTTCTGCCTCCGCTAAAGTTGGACACAGTGCTGCTGGACACCATGACATCGCCTGAAGCTTATGTGGCAGCCAGGAGGGAGTTGATACCCATGTGCTACATCTCGGATGAAGAAATGTTTGTTCATCAGCAAACGCCACTTATTATGGAGGACGCTTAA